In Cupriavidus taiwanensis, the following are encoded in one genomic region:
- the rpmA gene encoding 50S ribosomal protein L27 — translation MAQKKGGGSTRNGRDSESKRLGVKVFGGQAINAGGIIIRQRGTRVHAGDNVGVGKDHTLFALVDGHVQFAVKGPAKKQQVSVVPAA, via the coding sequence ATGGCACAGAAAAAAGGCGGCGGTTCCACGCGGAACGGCCGTGATTCCGAATCGAAGCGTCTGGGCGTGAAGGTGTTTGGTGGCCAGGCCATCAACGCCGGCGGCATCATCATCCGCCAGCGCGGTACCCGCGTGCATGCCGGCGACAACGTCGGCGTGGGCAAGGACCACACGCTGTTCGCCCTGGTCGACGGCCACGTGCAGTTCGCCGTCAAGGGCCCTGCCAAGAAGCAGCAAGTCAGCGTCGTCCCGGCGGCCTGA
- the rplU gene encoding 50S ribosomal protein L21 — translation MYAVVKTGGKQYKVAAGEKLKVEQIPADIGAEITLDQVLAVGAGDQIKFGTPLVSGASVKATVISQGRHDKVKIFKMRRRKHYQKRQGHRQNYTELRIEAIVA, via the coding sequence ATGTACGCGGTCGTAAAAACCGGCGGCAAGCAATACAAGGTTGCTGCTGGCGAAAAACTGAAAGTAGAACAGATACCGGCAGACATTGGCGCAGAAATCACGCTCGACCAGGTGCTCGCAGTGGGCGCCGGCGACCAAATCAAGTTTGGTACGCCGCTGGTGAGCGGGGCTTCCGTCAAGGCTACCGTTATCTCCCAGGGTCGTCACGACAAGGTGAAGATCTTCAAGATGCGCCGTCGCAAGCACTACCAGAAGCGTCAGGGCCATCGTCAGAATTACACCGAACTGCGCATCGAAGCGATCGTTGCCTGA